A DNA window from Comamonas sp. 26 contains the following coding sequences:
- the rsfS gene encoding ribosome silencing factor, with the protein MTTSTQSDSAAKRDVTKLQRAIVDGLEDVKAHDIQVFNTEALSPLFERVIVASGTSNRQTKALASSVREAVKEAGFPVPRQEGEQNGEWIIVDCGAVVCHIMQPVIRQYYRLEEIWGATPVRLKLGAAKPKPAELAAKKLAAKLAVDKAAAANTVVEKKPAAKKAAAKKPATKTAAAGAKPAAKKPAAKKVAAKTVKTVVVKPSVPRTAKAETAAKPAAKRAPRAKA; encoded by the coding sequence ATGACCACCTCCACACAATCGGATTCCGCAGCCAAGCGCGACGTCACCAAACTCCAGCGCGCCATTGTTGACGGCCTCGAAGACGTCAAGGCCCACGATATCCAGGTGTTCAACACCGAAGCGCTGTCGCCGCTGTTCGAGCGCGTGATCGTGGCCTCGGGTACTTCCAACCGTCAGACCAAAGCTCTGGCCTCCAGCGTGCGCGAAGCCGTCAAGGAAGCTGGCTTTCCCGTGCCCCGCCAAGAAGGCGAGCAAAACGGTGAATGGATCATCGTAGACTGCGGCGCTGTCGTTTGCCACATCATGCAGCCCGTCATTCGCCAGTACTACCGCCTGGAAGAAATCTGGGGCGCAACACCTGTGCGCCTGAAACTGGGTGCTGCCAAGCCCAAGCCCGCTGAACTGGCCGCCAAAAAGCTGGCTGCCAAGCTGGCGGTGGATAAGGCTGCTGCTGCCAACACCGTGGTTGAAAAGAAACCTGCCGCTAAGAAGGCCGCTGCCAAAAAGCCTGCGACCAAGACTGCTGCTGCCGGTGCCAAGCCTGCTGCAAAGAAGCCAGCAGCCAAGAAGGTTGCTGCCAAGACCGTTAAGACCGTGGTCGTCAAGCCCAGCGTTCCTCGCACTGCCAAGGCTGAAACTGCTGCCAAGCCCGCTGCAAAGCGTGCTCCTCGCGCCAAGGCCTGA
- a CDS encoding helicase HerA-like C-terminal domain-containing protein, with protein MASPLLIAQHSATECLLLPGLANRHGLITGATGTGKTVTLQKLAESFSQIGVPVFMADVKGDLSGISQSGKIGEKLAASLKERGLALPEPLACPTTLWDVFGEQGHPVRATISDMGPLLIGRMLNLNETQMGVLNIVFKIADDSGMLLLDLKDLRSMLTFVADNSKQFTTQYGNISSASVGAIQRGLLTIESQGGDKFFGEPMLDINDLMQTDANGMGVINVLAADKLMNAPRLYSTFLLWLLSELFEQLPEIGDPEKPKLVFFFDEAHLLFNDAPKVLIERIELVVRLVRSKGVGVYFVTQNPLDVPDSVLGQLGNRVQHALRAFTPRDQKAVASAASTMRPNPGLDIAAAITELAVGEALISFLDEKGRPSVTERVFVIPPGSQLGPITPEQRKHLLASSLVAGVYEQTVDRESAFELLRDRAGSATPAKPGDAPAAAGAAQQAGATDSMMDGLKELLFGRTGPRGGQYDGLVQTMAKSTVRTVGNSLGKEILRGVLGGILGGKKR; from the coding sequence ATGGCTTCACCCCTTTTGATTGCCCAGCACTCTGCCACAGAATGTCTCCTGCTGCCCGGACTGGCCAATCGGCATGGCCTGATCACCGGTGCCACCGGTACCGGCAAGACCGTCACCCTGCAAAAACTGGCTGAGAGCTTCTCACAAATTGGCGTGCCGGTCTTCATGGCCGACGTCAAAGGAGACCTGAGCGGCATCAGTCAGAGCGGCAAAATTGGAGAAAAGCTCGCCGCCTCGCTCAAAGAGCGCGGCCTGGCCCTGCCCGAGCCTCTGGCCTGCCCCACAACGCTGTGGGATGTGTTTGGTGAGCAAGGCCACCCCGTACGAGCCACCATTTCGGACATGGGCCCGCTGCTGATTGGCCGCATGCTGAACCTGAACGAGACGCAAATGGGCGTGCTCAACATCGTCTTCAAGATTGCCGACGACAGCGGCATGCTGCTGCTGGACCTCAAAGACCTGCGCTCCATGCTCACCTTTGTGGCGGACAACAGCAAGCAGTTCACCACGCAGTACGGCAACATCAGCTCGGCCAGCGTGGGAGCCATCCAGCGCGGCTTGCTGACCATTGAAAGCCAGGGCGGCGACAAATTCTTTGGCGAGCCCATGCTCGACATCAACGATTTGATGCAGACCGACGCCAACGGCATGGGCGTCATCAACGTGCTGGCGGCCGACAAGCTGATGAACGCCCCGCGCCTGTACTCGACCTTTTTGCTCTGGCTCTTGTCCGAACTGTTCGAACAGCTACCGGAAATTGGCGACCCTGAAAAACCCAAACTCGTCTTCTTCTTTGACGAGGCTCACCTGTTGTTCAACGACGCGCCCAAGGTACTGATTGAACGTATCGAGCTGGTCGTGCGTCTGGTGCGCTCCAAGGGCGTGGGCGTGTACTTCGTCACCCAGAACCCGCTGGATGTGCCCGACTCCGTGCTGGGCCAGTTGGGCAACCGCGTGCAGCACGCTCTGCGCGCCTTCACCCCGCGTGACCAGAAGGCTGTGGCCTCGGCAGCATCGACCATGCGCCCCAATCCCGGTCTCGACATTGCCGCCGCCATTACCGAGCTGGCCGTGGGCGAAGCGCTGATCAGCTTCCTCGACGAAAAGGGCCGACCCAGCGTGACCGAGCGCGTCTTCGTCATCCCGCCCGGCAGCCAGCTCGGCCCCATCACGCCCGAGCAGCGCAAGCATTTGCTCGCCAGCTCGCTGGTCGCCGGCGTCTATGAACAGACCGTCGATCGTGAATCAGCCTTCGAGCTGCTGCGTGACCGCGCTGGCAGCGCCACGCCAGCCAAACCCGGTGATGCGCCCGCCGCTGCGGGTGCCGCGCAGCAGGCAGGAGCGACCGACTCCATGATGGATGGTCTCAAGGAGCTGTTGTTTGGCCGCACCGGCCCGCGTGGCGGCCAGTATGACGGTCTGGTGCAGACCATGGCCAAGTCCACCGTACGCACCGTGGGCAACAGCCTGGGCAAGGAAATTCTGCGCGGCGTGCTGGGCGGTATTCTCGGCGGCAAGAAACGCTGA
- the purD gene encoding phosphoribosylamine--glycine ligase, with the protein MKILVIGGGGREHALAWKLAESPKATKVYVAPGNGGTALAGGKLENLNITDVQALREWAQAEKIALTVVGPEAPLAAGVVDEFRAHGLKVFGPTKAAAQLESSKAFSKDFMARHSIPTAQYETFTDAVAAHAYVDRLGAPIVIKADGLAAGKGVVVAMSLQEAHDAVDFMLVDNKYGVTHNEGGARVVIEEFLDGEEASFIVLCDGKNVLALATSQDHKRLKDGDQGPNTGGMGAYSPAPVVTADVHHRAMREIILPTIRGMEKDGVNYTGFLYAGLMIDKAGQLKTLEFNCRMGDPETQPIMMRLKSDLVDVMLAACDGKLDQFELQWDRRTALGVVMAAAGYPEAPRKGDVITGLPAAADDAMVFHAGTQLGDDGQPVTSGGRVLCVTVLADSVKQAQQKVYDVARGIHFDGAQYRRDIGFRAIKKAD; encoded by the coding sequence ATGAAAATTCTTGTGATTGGCGGCGGTGGCCGTGAGCACGCTCTGGCGTGGAAATTGGCCGAATCGCCCAAAGCGACCAAGGTGTATGTGGCTCCCGGTAACGGTGGCACAGCCCTGGCTGGCGGCAAGCTGGAAAACCTGAACATCACTGATGTGCAGGCCCTGCGCGAATGGGCGCAAGCCGAAAAAATTGCCTTGACCGTGGTGGGCCCCGAGGCACCCCTGGCCGCTGGCGTGGTCGATGAGTTCCGCGCTCATGGCTTGAAGGTCTTTGGCCCGACCAAGGCTGCAGCCCAACTGGAATCGTCCAAGGCTTTTTCCAAGGACTTCATGGCGCGCCACAGCATCCCGACTGCGCAATATGAAACCTTTACCGACGCCGTAGCGGCCCACGCTTATGTGGACCGTCTGGGCGCGCCCATCGTCATCAAGGCCGACGGTCTTGCTGCTGGCAAGGGCGTGGTGGTTGCCATGTCGCTGCAGGAAGCGCATGACGCCGTGGATTTCATGCTGGTGGACAACAAGTACGGCGTGACCCACAACGAAGGTGGTGCTCGCGTCGTGATCGAGGAATTCCTCGACGGCGAAGAAGCCTCTTTCATCGTGCTGTGCGATGGCAAGAACGTGCTGGCGCTGGCGACGAGCCAGGATCACAAGCGTCTGAAAGACGGTGACCAGGGCCCTAACACCGGCGGCATGGGCGCTTATTCGCCCGCTCCCGTGGTGACAGCCGATGTGCACCACCGTGCCATGCGCGAAATCATTCTGCCCACCATTCGCGGCATGGAAAAAGACGGCGTGAATTACACCGGCTTCCTGTACGCGGGCCTGATGATTGACAAGGCTGGTCAGCTCAAGACGCTGGAATTCAACTGCCGCATGGGCGACCCAGAGACTCAGCCCATCATGATGCGCCTCAAGAGCGATCTGGTGGACGTGATGCTGGCAGCCTGCGACGGCAAGCTCGACCAGTTTGAGCTGCAATGGGATCGCCGCACTGCTCTTGGCGTGGTCATGGCAGCGGCTGGCTACCCTGAAGCTCCCCGCAAGGGCGATGTCATCACCGGCCTGCCCGCGGCGGCTGACGATGCCATGGTCTTCCACGCTGGCACGCAACTGGGCGATGATGGCCAACCCGTCACCAGCGGTGGCCGTGTGTTGTGCGTGACGGTGCTGGCTGACAGCGTCAAGCAAGCCCAGCAAAAAGTCTATGACGTCGCCCGTGGCATCCATTTCGATGGTGCCCAGTACCGCCGCGACATTGGCTTTCGCGCCATCAAAAAGGCAGACTGA
- the hemF gene encoding oxygen-dependent coproporphyrinogen oxidase encodes MTQSSSSFVADQLPAGEVREYLMGLQTRITEALEAIEGESGARFLADAWHKEPGEKLQGNGITKIMEGGRVFERAGCGFSHVSGPQLPPSATQHRPELAGAPFEAMGVSLVFHPRNPMVPTVHMNVRMISAGHPGQPKTCWFGGGMDLTPVYGFEDDAVHFHQTCRDALAPFGDALYPRFKTWCDEYFFLKHRNEQRGIGGIFFDDFSELGQQQSFAMLRSVGDAFLKSYLPIVERRQNAAYTQQQVDFQRYRRGRYVEFNLVWDRGTHFGLQSGGRTESILLSMPPHADWSYQREDAPGTPERDLVDKFLIRRDWL; translated from the coding sequence ATGACGCAGTCCTCCTCATCTTTCGTAGCTGACCAGCTGCCCGCAGGCGAGGTGCGCGAGTACCTGATGGGTCTGCAGACCCGTATCACCGAGGCGCTGGAAGCGATCGAAGGTGAGAGCGGCGCTCGCTTTCTGGCCGACGCCTGGCATAAAGAGCCGGGCGAGAAGCTGCAGGGCAACGGCATCACCAAGATCATGGAAGGCGGGCGCGTCTTTGAGCGCGCAGGCTGTGGCTTCTCGCATGTGAGTGGCCCGCAGTTGCCACCTTCGGCGACTCAGCACCGCCCTGAGCTGGCGGGTGCGCCGTTTGAAGCCATGGGCGTATCGCTGGTGTTTCACCCGCGCAACCCCATGGTGCCTACGGTGCACATGAATGTGCGCATGATCTCGGCAGGTCACCCCGGCCAACCCAAAACTTGCTGGTTTGGCGGCGGCATGGATTTGACGCCCGTCTACGGTTTTGAAGACGATGCAGTGCATTTTCACCAGACCTGCCGCGATGCGCTGGCGCCGTTTGGCGATGCGCTCTATCCGCGCTTCAAGACCTGGTGTGACGAGTATTTCTTCCTCAAGCACCGCAACGAGCAGCGTGGCATTGGCGGCATCTTCTTTGATGACTTCAGCGAACTGGGGCAGCAGCAGAGCTTTGCCATGCTGCGCTCGGTGGGCGATGCCTTTCTGAAATCCTATCTGCCCATTGTGGAGCGTCGACAGAATGCGGCGTATACCCAGCAGCAGGTCGATTTTCAGCGCTATCGCCGTGGCCGCTATGTGGAGTTCAACTTGGTCTGGGACCGCGGCACGCACTTTGGCCTGCAGTCTGGTGGCCGGACCGAGTCCATTCTGCTGTCCATGCCGCCCCACGCGGACTGGAGCTATCAGCGCGAAGATGCACCGGGTACGCCTGAACGTGATCTAGTCGACAAGTTCCTGATTCGTCGGGACTGGCTGTAA
- a CDS encoding nucleoside triphosphate pyrophosphatase, with protein MAPFIYLASQSPRRRQLLEQLGVAHELLLANAAGDIAEDAEAIEAELPGEDPHDYVQRVTAGKLDAAVARHARRGLTAAPILCSDTTVALGPQILGKPADADDARRILRLLSGAEHEVLTAVALQNGALRLQALSISTVRFAPMSEAQIDAYVATGEPTGKAGAYGIQGLAAAHIAEIRGSYSGIMGLPVYETAGLLRQLGWAL; from the coding sequence ATGGCCCCCTTCATCTACCTCGCATCCCAAAGCCCCCGTCGTCGTCAACTGCTGGAGCAGCTGGGCGTGGCGCATGAACTCCTGCTGGCCAATGCTGCAGGAGATATTGCCGAAGATGCCGAGGCCATAGAGGCCGAGCTGCCCGGTGAAGACCCGCACGACTATGTGCAGCGTGTGACCGCCGGCAAGCTGGATGCGGCCGTAGCCCGCCATGCACGTCGTGGTCTGACTGCTGCGCCGATTCTGTGCTCTGACACCACCGTAGCTCTGGGCCCGCAAATTCTGGGCAAGCCTGCCGATGCAGACGATGCGCGCCGCATCTTGCGGCTGCTGTCTGGTGCTGAGCATGAAGTGCTGACCGCCGTAGCGCTGCAAAATGGCGCACTGCGATTGCAGGCCCTGTCCATCTCTACTGTGCGCTTTGCCCCCATGAGCGAGGCGCAGATTGACGCCTATGTCGCCACGGGCGAGCCCACGGGCAAGGCCGGTGCCTATGGTATTCAGGGCTTGGCGGCGGCGCATATCGCAGAAATACGCGGCAGCTACTCGGGCATCATGGGTTTGCCGGTGTATGAAACTGCGGGTCTTTTGCGCCAGCTGGGCTGGGCACTCTGA
- a CDS encoding YebC/PmpR family DNA-binding transcriptional regulator produces MAGHSKWANIQHRKGRQDEKRGRIWTRIIREIMVAARQGGADLGANPRLRLAVDKAKAANMPADNIKRNIDKATGNLDGVTYEEIRYEGYGIGGAAIIVDTMTDNRVRTVADVRHAFSKYGGNMGTEGSVAFQFKHVGQLMFAPGTDEEKVMNAALEAGAEDVITDDEGGIEVLTAPADFEAVRDALQAAGLTPDMAEVTMRPENTIALEGDDAARMQKLLDMIEDLDDVQDVYHNADL; encoded by the coding sequence GTGGCAGGACACAGTAAATGGGCCAACATCCAGCACCGCAAGGGTCGCCAGGATGAAAAACGTGGCCGTATCTGGACCCGCATCATTCGTGAAATCATGGTGGCAGCACGCCAAGGCGGCGCTGATCTGGGCGCCAACCCGCGCCTGCGTCTGGCGGTGGACAAGGCCAAGGCCGCGAATATGCCGGCCGACAATATCAAACGCAACATCGACAAGGCGACGGGCAATCTCGATGGGGTGACATACGAAGAAATTCGATACGAAGGCTACGGAATTGGCGGCGCCGCCATTATTGTGGACACAATGACGGACAATCGCGTGCGGACAGTGGCCGATGTGCGTCATGCTTTCAGCAAGTACGGCGGCAATATGGGCACCGAAGGCTCGGTGGCTTTTCAGTTCAAGCATGTGGGGCAGTTGATGTTCGCCCCCGGCACGGACGAGGAGAAAGTCATGAATGCCGCACTGGAAGCCGGTGCCGAGGATGTCATCACCGATGACGAAGGCGGCATTGAGGTGCTGACAGCCCCGGCCGACTTTGAAGCCGTGCGTGATGCACTTCAGGCCGCTGGCTTGACCCCGGACATGGCAGAAGTGACCATGCGCCCAGAAAATACAATCGCTCTTGAAGGCGACGACGCAGCTCGCATGCAGAAGCTGCTGGACATGATTGAAGACCTGGATGACGTTCAAGACGTCTACCACAACGCAGACCTATGA
- the rng gene encoding ribonuclease G → MQQDILINWSPQETRVAIVENGAVQELHMERPLERGLVGNIYLGKVSRVLPGMQSAFIDIGLERAAFLHVADVWQRQEGGEAPMFARKDQPLIPIEKQVFEGQSIMVQVIKDPIGTKGARLSTQVSIAGRLLVFLPQDDHIGISQKIPQNERDALRARLQELVGTKANGGGGGFILRTNGEESSEAELADDIRYLRKTWARIKDSAQKLPAMSVLHQDLNLLQRVLRDLVGENTQSIRIDSKEQFALLKSFGQEYMPAAVPKLALYKGERPIFDLYAIDEEITRALGRRVDLKSGGYLIIDQTEALTTIDVNTGGYVGARNFDDTIFKTNLEAAHAIARQLRLRNLGGIIIVDFIDMVREEHQGEVLSEFRRQLGRDRVKTMAGGFSQLGLLEMTRKRTRESLAHMLCEPCAACSGKGDVKTARSVCYEVLREILREARQFNPKEFRVVASPKVVEMFLDEESQHLASLSDFIAKPISLQAESAMAQEQYDIVLL, encoded by the coding sequence ATGCAGCAAGATATTTTGATCAATTGGTCGCCACAGGAAACGCGGGTAGCGATTGTCGAGAACGGCGCGGTGCAGGAGTTGCACATGGAGCGCCCGCTGGAGCGGGGTCTCGTCGGCAACATCTATCTGGGCAAAGTCTCGCGCGTGCTGCCTGGCATGCAGTCGGCCTTTATCGACATTGGCCTTGAGCGAGCGGCCTTTCTGCATGTGGCCGATGTGTGGCAGCGTCAGGAGGGCGGCGAAGCCCCCATGTTTGCGCGCAAGGATCAACCCCTGATACCGATTGAAAAACAGGTGTTTGAAGGCCAGTCCATCATGGTTCAGGTCATCAAGGACCCGATTGGAACCAAGGGTGCACGCCTGTCCACGCAGGTCAGTATTGCAGGTCGGCTGCTGGTGTTTTTGCCGCAGGACGACCATATTGGCATCTCCCAGAAAATTCCGCAAAACGAGCGCGATGCACTGCGCGCGCGTCTGCAGGAGCTGGTGGGCACCAAGGCCAACGGCGGCGGTGGTGGGTTTATTTTGCGCACCAATGGCGAAGAATCCAGCGAGGCAGAGTTGGCCGACGATATCCGCTACCTGCGCAAGACCTGGGCGCGCATCAAGGACTCGGCGCAGAAACTGCCCGCCATGTCGGTGCTGCATCAGGACCTGAACTTGCTGCAGCGCGTGCTGCGCGATCTAGTGGGTGAGAACACCCAGAGCATCCGCATTGACTCCAAAGAGCAGTTTGCTTTGCTCAAGAGCTTTGGTCAGGAGTACATGCCTGCTGCCGTGCCAAAACTGGCGCTGTACAAGGGCGAGAGGCCGATTTTTGACCTCTATGCCATCGATGAGGAAATCACCCGAGCATTGGGTCGCCGGGTGGACTTGAAGTCGGGGGGGTACCTGATCATTGATCAGACCGAGGCCCTGACCACCATCGACGTGAACACCGGTGGCTATGTGGGGGCACGCAATTTTGACGACACCATCTTCAAGACCAACCTTGAAGCGGCCCATGCCATTGCCCGCCAGCTGAGGCTGCGTAATCTGGGCGGCATCATCATCGTGGACTTCATCGACATGGTGCGCGAAGAGCATCAGGGCGAGGTGCTGTCCGAGTTCCGCCGCCAGCTGGGTCGAGACCGTGTCAAAACCATGGCGGGTGGTTTCTCTCAGCTCGGCCTGCTGGAGATGACGCGCAAGCGCACCCGCGAATCGCTGGCGCATATGCTGTGCGAGCCCTGCGCGGCTTGCTCAGGCAAGGGCGATGTCAAGACTGCACGCAGCGTCTGCTACGAGGTGCTGCGTGAAATCCTGCGCGAAGCCCGTCAGTTCAACCCCAAGGAATTTCGCGTGGTGGCGTCTCCCAAGGTGGTGGAGATGTTCCTTGATGAGGAAAGCCAGCATCTGGCGAGCCTCTCCGACTTCATTGCCAAGCCCATTTCCTTGCAGGCTGAATCAGCGATGGCGCAAGAGCAATACGACATTGTGTTGCTTTGA
- the rlmH gene encoding 23S rRNA (pseudouridine(1915)-N(3))-methyltransferase RlmH produces the protein MKLTIVAVGLHVPDWAQTAYDDYAKRFPPELKVELKAVKTEPRGSKTLETLYAAERKRIEAAIPRGTRIVVLDERGTNLTTKALAQRLKGWQLESDDVALIIGGPDGLDPEFRALAHERIRLSDLTLPHAMVRVLLIEQLYRAWSVNAGHPYHRE, from the coding sequence ATGAAGCTGACCATTGTGGCCGTAGGCCTGCATGTGCCCGACTGGGCGCAGACGGCCTACGACGATTACGCCAAGCGCTTCCCGCCTGAACTCAAGGTTGAACTCAAGGCCGTCAAAACCGAGCCTCGCGGCTCCAAGACGCTTGAGACCTTGTACGCAGCGGAGCGCAAGCGTATCGAAGCAGCGATTCCGCGTGGCACCCGCATCGTGGTGCTCGATGAGCGCGGCACCAACCTGACCACCAAGGCGCTGGCCCAGCGTCTCAAGGGCTGGCAGCTGGAGAGTGATGATGTGGCTCTGATCATTGGTGGCCCCGATGGTCTGGACCCCGAGTTTCGCGCGCTTGCGCATGAACGTATCCGCCTGTCTGACCTGACCCTGCCACACGCCATGGTGCGCGTGCTGCTGATTGAGCAGCTCTACCGAGCCTGGTCGGTCAACGCCGGTCACCCTTACCACCGCGAATAA